The Rhizoctonia solani chromosome 4, complete sequence genome contains a region encoding:
- a CDS encoding major facilitator superfamily transporter: MPGGPVAAQLDEQPLIVEHDTREDGNQPVLPGDGTSTPVSKPERTPLPWKPLIVLTALNAVCPLAFELVYPFVNSMIVEIGVTDDPERVGFYSGLIESVFSVMSLIMIIPCGYVSDHVGRKPVVLLGLGGLSISIMSFGLSKSLAGMIMSRCIGGALGASWAAIKVMVGEMTDRSNQDTAFSMMNVSYRLGQIIGLPLGGLLAHPERRWKAFQTPFWNEYPFLLPCLVGAGFSLISVLFGILFIEETLPSKVKSRRKVKRSPYSSGSSTLPTKQTTPLLVNETELETTGRVKNRHGVQS, encoded by the exons ATGCCTGGAGGACCCGTCGCCGCTCAACTCGATGAACAACCTCTGATCGTAGAGCATGACACAAGGGAGGATGGGAATCAGCCTGTCCTCCCCGGCGATGGGACATCAACTCCTGTTAGCAAGCCCGAAAGGACGCCTTTACCATGGAAGCCGCTGATTGTGTTGACGGCTCTGAACGCGGTGTGCCCGCTGGCATTCGAGCTGGTGTATCCATTTGTCAACTC CATGATTGTCGAAATTGGGGTAACAGATGATCCAGAGCGTGTCGGTTTTTACTCGGGTCTTATT GAATCGGTATTTTCGGTCATGAGCCTCATTATGA TCATACCCTGTGGATATGTTTCAGACCATGTTGGACGCAAACCAGTAGTGTTATTGG GCCTTGGAGGTCTTAGCATATCGATTATGAGCTTTGGCCTAAGCAAATCTCTAGCCGGAATGATTATGAGCAGATGCATTGGTGGGGCCCTCGGAGCAAG TTGGGCGGCCATCAAAGTCATGGTCGGTGAAATGACAGACCGAAGCAACCAAGATACCGCATTCTCGATGATGAACGTATCCTATCGGCTCGGCCAAATCATCGGTTTACCACTTGGCGGTCTGCTCGCGCATCCCGAGCGACGATGGAAAGCATTCCAAACACCGTTCTGGAACGAGTACCCGTTTCTTCTTCCGTGTTTGGTCGGGGCGGGTTTCTCCCTGATCTCGGTGCTCTTTGGTATTTTGTTTATTGAAGAA ACGCTTCCATCCAAAGTCAAATCCCGACGCAAAGTCAAGCGATCGCCGTACAGCAGCGGTTCATCCACTCTGCCGACAAAACAAACCACTCCGCTCCTCGTCAACGAAACCGAACTCGAGACAACCGGGCGAGTAAAAAACCGACATGGCGTACAGTCATGA
- a CDS encoding major facilitator superfamily transporter gives MAFWSLVVLGFPFLHWVASLTGIKSIVFNTAQFIFFLAWSVCGFAWVCMGTMVNDASPSAEALSLINGISQISIVLPQAISPALANSLFAVSVDKHLLGGNLVWVLLFVFRSVLIKADWIACLAFLHSLTLREHEDDWRTKQQDEHDD, from the exons ATGGCGTTTTGGTCTCTCGTCGTTCTCGGATTCCCGTTCCTCCATTGGGTGGCGAGCTTGACAGGAATCAAGAGCATCGTATTCAATACCGCGCAGTTTATCTTCTTCTTAGCCTGGAGTGTCTG CGGCTTCGCGTGGGTGTGCATGGGCACGATGGTCAACGATGCGTCTCCATCGGCGGAAGCACTCAGCTTAATCAACG GCATATCCCAAATTAGCATTGTGCTTCCACAGGCCATCTCCCCAGCCCTGGCCAACTCGCTCTTTGCGGTCTCGGTAGACAAGCACCTGTTGGGAGGGAACCTCGTCTGGGTTCTCTTGTTTGTGTTTA GATCGGTGCTGATCAAAGCGGACTGGATAGCCTGCCTGGCGTTTTTGCATTCACTTACGTTGAGGGAACATGAAGATGATTGGCGCACAAAGCAACAAGACGAGCACGATGATTGA
- a CDS encoding 2-oxoglutarate dehydrogenase E2 component (dihydrolipoamide succinyltransferase) yields MAALRRAQMFHTGVRLLAPETIKVPQMAESITEGTLKQWSKQVGDTVNQDDEVATIETDKIDVTVNAPMSGKIVELLFNEEDTVTVGADMFRIEPGEGGASSSQAPKEEKKPEPAAEESKPAPKEEKEEVKESKKEEKSEKKEDKKEKKEKKEDKKEYETPKPVAGSRGETRVKMNRMRLRIAERLKQSQNAAASLTTFNEIDMGSLMEMRKKYKDEVLDKQGVKLGFMSAFAKACCLALREIPVANASIEDEYIVYRDYVDLSVAVATPKGLVTPVVRNAETMNFVEIEREISALGKKARDNKLTLEDMAGGTFTISNGGVFGSLFGTPIINLPQAAVLGMHAIKDRPVVVDGKIEIRPIMVVALTYDHRLLDGREAVTFLVRVKEYIEDPRKMLLAP; encoded by the exons ATGGCTGCGCTGCGTCGTGCGCAGATGTTCCATACGGGCGTGAGGCTTCTTG CTCCCGAAACCATCAAAGTTCCACAAATGGCTGAATCGATTACCGAGGGTACACTCAAGCAATGGAGTAAACAGGTTGGGGACACGGTCAACCAGGATGACGAAGTTGCGACGATCGAAACTGACAAG ATCGATGTGACGGTGAATGCACCGATGTCTGGGAAGATTGTCGAGCTGCTGTTCAATGAGGAAGATACGGTGACTGTTGGTGCAGATATGTTTCGGATCGAGCCGGGTGAAGGGGGTGCAT CATCGTCGCAGGCCCCAAAGGAGGAAAAGAAGCCCGAGCCGGCAGCTGAAGAGTCCAAgcctgctcccaaggaaga aaaagaagaggTCAAGGAGAGCAAGAAGGAGGAAAAGAGTGAAAAGAAAGAGGacaagaaggagaagaaagaaaagaaggAGGACAAGAAAGAGTATGAGACACCGAAGCCTGTGGCCGGATCGCGCGGCGAGACCAGG GTCAAGATGAACCGCATGCGCCTGCGGATCGCCGAGCGTCTGAAACAATCTCAGAATGCGGCCGCGTCGCTGACGACATTCAACGAAATCGACATGGGTTCGCTGATggagatgaggaagaagtacAAGGATGAAGTGCTAGACAAGCAAGGCGTGAAGCTTGGGTTTATGAGTGCGTTTGCCAAGGCATGCTGTCTCGCGCTACGGGAAATTCCGGTAGCGAATGCGAGCATCGAGGATGAGTATATTGTGTATCGGGACTATGTCGATCTGAGCGTTGCGGTCGCGACTCCCAAGGGCCTAGTCACACCTGTGGTTCGCAACGCCGAGACAATGAACTTTGTCGAGATTGAACGTGAGATTTCCGCATTGGGCAAGAAG GCGCGGGACAACAAGCTGACGCTCGAGGATATGGCCGGAGGAACGTTCACAAT TTCGAACGGCGGTGTGTTTGGGAGCCTGTTTGGGACTCCGATTATTAACCTTCCTCAAGCGGCCGTGTTGG GAATGCATGCGATCAAGGATCGGCCTGTGGTTGTGGACGGGAAAATTGAAATTCGACCCATTATGGTTGTTGCGTTGACCTACGACCATCGGTTGCTGGATGGACGAGAGGCTGTTACGTTCCTGG TGCGAGTAAAGGAGTACATCGAGGATCCGCGCAAGATGCTTCTGGCACCATGA
- a CDS encoding mitochondrial acidic protein mam33, with amino-acid sequence MRAFGTTAWRLSQGETDLSLSQKLHEEINFELQAAKANAEVPAFLKEFQSSGIWKIEDLEGHDEVALERTFGNETIRVLFSIADIDAPQDPAFEDAEGADEQDAPIPMPPIRCSIIITKGSDQGALSIDALAQDGAIVVDNISFYTNAKLATELTSEADWKRRGLYIGPQFDHLDTNVQEEFERYLDERGIGGDLALFVPDYAEYKEQKEYVKWLQNVKSFIDV; translated from the exons ATGAGGGCGTTTGGTACCACCGCCTGGAGACTTAGTCAAGGGGAAA CGGATCTCTCGCTTAGTCAAAAGTTACACGAGGAGATAAACTTTGAGCTTCAGGCGGCAAAGGCTAATGCAGAAGTTCCAGCTTTTTTAAAAGAATTTCAATCTAGTGGAATTTGGAAG ATTGAAGACCTAGAGGGACATGATGAAGTTGCACTCGAGCGGACGTTCGGAAATGAGAC TATTCGGGTATTGTTCTCCATCGCTGATATTGATGCACCACAAGACCCGGCATTCGAGGATGCGGAGGGAGCTGATGAGCAGGATGCTCCGATACCAATGCCTCCTATCCGTTGCTCTATAATCATCACCAAG GGTTCAGATCAAGGTGCACTTTCGATTGATGCATTGGCGCAAGATGGCGCGATAGTTGTCGACAATATCTCCTTCTATACAAATGCAAAACTTGCGACAGAGTTGACCTCCGAGGCCGACTGGAAGCGCCGAGGTCTCTACATCGGGCCTCAG TTCGATCATCTCGATACGAATGTCCAGGAGGAGTTCGAACGGTACCTTGATGAAAGGGGCATTGGTGGAGATTTAGCACTTTTTGTGCCGGATTATGCCGAATACAAAGAGCAAAAA GAATATGTCAAATGGCTACAGAACGTCAAGTCGTTCATCGACGTCTAA
- a CDS encoding eukaryotic translation initiation factor 4E binding domain-containing protein — protein sequence MSSVSIPISGASATVTSNLSTPASSPGSPFGLLIYTREELLSLASSPLSQTPPDSAAFSDFPTSILRTRGNGLSNTASNDAKDDSDKEEAAPGLSTSQQFELELE from the exons ATGTCGTCCGTCTCCATTCCTATCTCTGGTGCCTCTGCTACCGTTACTTCAAATCTGTCTACCCCGGCATCTAGCCCTGGGAGCCCTTTTG GTTTATTGATTTACACTCGTgaagagcttctgagccttGCCTCCTCCCCATTAAGTCAAACTCCACCCGACAGCGCGGCCTTTAGCGATTTTCCTACCTCTATTCTTCGCACAAGAGGAAATGGGCTTTCTAATACCGCCTCAAACGATGCCAAAGACGACTCGGACAAGGAGGAAGCAGCTCCTGGATTGAGCACGTCTcagcaatttgaacttgagcTGGAATAA
- a CDS encoding protein-L-isoaspartate(D-aspartate) O-methyltransferase produces MAWACSGKTNVELVNNMLNAGLFKSELVGEALRRVDRVNYVRNKHDAYYDSPQLPMHVFTKVNRTRCDNLCTTYGKAIYTVESW; encoded by the exons ATGGCTTGGGCATGCTCCGGAAAAACAAATGTTGAACTCGTTAACAACATGCTTAATGCCGGTCTTTTCAAATCGGAGCTTGTTGGTGAG GCTTTGAGGCGAGTTGATCGTGTCAACTATGTTCGTAACAAACACGATGCATACTACGACTCACCTCA GCTGCCAATGCATGTGTTTACAAAGGTCAATCGGACACGCTGCGACAATCTCTGCACCACATATGGCAAGGCTATCTATACAGTGGAATCATGGTAG
- a CDS encoding glycosyltransferase family 20 protein: MTSGIRSLSATHEQLIVGWTGEFRSIASDEKIATNSVTDSDRALLETEIESYKPSDAENPEKITYKPVWLDDAISAGHYEGYCKTTLWPLFHYLLWQDVTSEIPVKDEGFSAYKQANQAYANAILAILKPGDLVWVHDYHLLLVPRMVRTGAPEAHIGLFVHTPFPSSEVFRCLPRRKEILDGMLGANLVCFQTYSYSRHFASTCIRVCGYEAAPLGIDVHGALVAISHSPVGIDAVRVERDSQRPGIQPKLQSLRSIYQGKKIIVGRDKLDAVKGVVQKLRAFEKLLQDYPEWIGNVVLIQVTSPALTDSPKLERQVSELVAHINGEYGSLDFIPVHHYHQTIKKDEFYALLSVADLALITPLRDGMNTTSMEFVICQQRTGKSPIVLSEFMGTSHHMSQALQINPWNLGDVAASIHRGLTMSIEDKETRQSALYKIVTTYTSYSWASMLVKKLLQQVGAENTAHNTPVLDRSLMTSMYEKASKRLMLFDYDGTLTPIVKTPSAAVPSKDTLRALEKLSSDPKNVVYIISGRDGGFLDQHLGHFKQVGFSAEHGCFVREPGQSEWNNLAASLDMSWMPEVHEIFKYYTERTTGSFVELKKSSITWHYRASDPDWGSFQCNQCLDLLQTNIAPKRPIEVLVGKKNLEVRPIAINKGEIVKRLMYANPDAEFVFCAGDDKTDEDMFRALGSLFPSGVTTATMEPPLSAALTAGVEQSSLKPVQLAMPPNGIFSTTVGASSKKTLARWHVTSPYAIVENMLSLVGETPTAAEEPGEPDSKANL; encoded by the exons ATGACCTCTGGCATCCGCTCCCTGTCTGCAACACACGAACAATTAATTGTTGGATGGACTGGGGAATTCCGCAGCATTGCATCTGACGAAAAG ATTGCAACAAACTCCGTGACCGATAGCGACCGGGCGTTGCTCGAGACAGAAATTGAAAGCTACAAGCCATCTGACGCAGAGAATCCAGAAAAAATCACCTACAAGCCCGTGTGGCTGGACGACGCGATTTCTGCGGGGCACTATGAAGGATATTGTAAGACTA CACTCTGGCCACTTTTTCACTACCTTCTTTGGCAAGACGTTACTTCCGAAATCCCTGTTAAAGACGAGGGCTTTTCGGCTTACAAACAAGCAAACCAAGCATATGCCAATGCAATTCTTGCGATCCTCAAACCGGGCGACCTTGTTTGGGTCCATGACTACCATTTACTCCTTGTTCCTCGTATGGTTCGTACCGGCGCTCCGGAGGCACACATTGGACTTTTTGTCCATACACCTTTCCCCAGTAGTGAAGTCTTCCGTTGCCTCCCAAGGAGAAAGGAAATCTTAGATGGGATGCTTGGCGCCAATCTGGTCTGCTTCCAG ACGTACTCGTATTCTCGTCACTTTGCCTCCACTTGCATCAGGGTTTGTGGATATGAAGCTGCCCCACTTGGTATCGATGTACATGGAGCGCTAGTTGCAATCTCTCATAGTCCTGTTGGAATTGACGCTGTTCGCGTTGAACGGGACTC TCAACGTCCTGGTATTCAGCCCAAACTCCAGTCCCTGCGCTCCATCTATCAAGGCAAGAAGATCATCGTTGGTAGGGATAAACTTGATGCAGTGAAAGGCGTCGTCCAGAAGCTTCGTGCTTTTGAAAAACTCCTGCAAGACTATCCCGAATGGATCGGAAAC GTGGTCCTTATCCAAGTTACATCTCCTGCTCTGACTGATTCCCCTAAACTTGAGCGTCAAGTTTCGGAACTGGTAGCCCACATAAATGGCGAATATGGTTCACTCGACTTTATTCCGGTTCATCACTATCACCAAACAATTAAGAAAGACGAATTCTACGCACTTCTTTCGGTTGCAGACCTGGCGCTCATCACACCCTTGCGTGACGGAATGAACACCACTTCAATGGAATTCGTCATCTGCCAACAACGCACGGGGAAAAGCCCTATCGTCTTAAGCGAGTTTATGGGTACATCCCATCACATGTCTCAAGCTTT GCAGATAAACCCATGGAACCTGGGG GACGTGGCTGCATCTATCCACCGCGGCCTGACCATGTCTATCGAGGATAAGGAGACTCGTCAATCTGCTCTTTATAAGATTGTTACGACCTATACGTCATACAGCTGGGCTTCAATGTTGGTCAAAAAACTGTTGCAACAGGTTGGGGCTGAGAATACTGCGCACAACACACCTGTGCTGGACCGCTCGCTCATGACCTCGATGTACGAAAAGGCTTCCAAGCGGTTGATGCTCTTCGATTACGAT GGTACTCTCACTCCCATTGTAAAAACACCCAGCGCCGCTGTACCCTCCAAGGATACCCTCCGTGCCTTGGAAAAGCTGTCGTCGGACCCGAAAAACGTGGTTTATATTATTTCAGGGCGAGACGGCGGCTTCTTGGATCAACACCTTGGTCACTTCAAGCAGGTCGGGTTTTCGGCCGAGCATGGATGCTTTGTGCGGGAGCCAGGCCAGTCCGAGTGGAACAATCTAGCAGCGAGCTTGGATATGAGCTGGATGCCAGAAGTCCACGAGATTTTCAAATACTATACCGAA CGGACAACAGGTAGCTTTGTAGAACTGAAGAAGAGCTCAATAACATGGCACTACCGCGCGAGTGATCCTGACTGGGG CTCCTTCCAGTGTAACCAATGTCTCGACCTCTTGCAAACAAACATTGCACCTAAGCGACCAATTGAGG TACTCGTCGGCAAGAAAAACCTCGAAGTTCGGCCCATAGCAATTAACAAG GGAGAGATCGTGAAACGCCTAATGTATGCTAATCCTGACGCCGAATTCGTCTTTTGTGCTGGAGACGACAAG ACTGACGAAGATATGTTCCGTGCACTTGGCTCTCTTTTCCCCTCTGGCGTGACAACTGCGACTATGGAGCCTCCTCTCTCGGCAGCGCTCACTGCTGGTGTAGAGCAGTCGTCCCTGAAACCCGTGCAACTTGCCATGCCTCCTAATGGTATATTCTCGACTACAGTTGGAGCGAGTAGCAAGAAGACTCTTGCGCGGTGGCATGTCACAAGCCCCTATGCTATTGTAGAGAATATGCTGAGTTTAGTGGGAGAAACGCCCACCGCGGCAGAGGAGCCTGGCGAGCCAGACTCCAAGGCAAATCTGTAG
- a CDS encoding glycosyltransferase family 20 protein yields MDDFSASTQNRKREPAGPESLEDIRAAIANIEADYRAKGVTLSGRIVHACHYLPIVSRLNTGETPRVERSGLATPPRTPDFLPRSPEPDVVSPGPSLDGAILDQEKMRPLAGY; encoded by the coding sequence ATGGACGACTTTTCCGCATCGACACAGAATCGGAAGCGCGAGCCCGCTGGGCCGGAATCGCTCGAAGATATTCGCGCAGCCATTGCAAACATCGAGGCCGACTACCGGGCGAAGGGTGTCACTCTAAGTGGCCGCATCGTGCACGCATGTCACTACTTACCCATCGTTAGCCGTCTGAATACTGGCGAGACACCAAGAGTCGAACGCAGCGGCCTCGCTACGCCTCCCCGCACCCCCGATTTTTTGCCCCGCTCTCCAGAACCTGATGTCGTATCCCCTGGCCCTTCTCTCGACGGAGCGATTCTCGACCAGGAGAAGATGCGCCCCCTCGCTGGGTACTAG
- a CDS encoding RNA recognition motif protein encodes MIFSAQYMSERTLPPIGPLLLTVFACILEVFILCFAGWVLARVGILDRKTQKQLNRLNVSLFTPSLLFNKVAFSLSPEKLQELWIIPIFFVGITAVSSIVAWVLGTVFGLKRSQRNFAIAASAFQNSNSLPIALMQSLVVTVHELKWGKGDTKDSMLGRALTYLVLYSTLGMILRWSYGVHLLAQADEETLAINEQPTETEPLLSEHQEGTAQTAQGSMSRPKSRVSFTVDGDQTPGSSPRAQLSHLPQPPAVLDPSPTLQVPTEQDFARPKAGRRQTTFRDFYSFPATPARSHDNIASLAASTADTPDYNDDASQDDEWGSTQQLLPHAATAPTSSRFQSLIRRAKRRIMRFLKGLNEFMTIPMYAAVASLIVACVPPMQHALDKHMQPVKGALLNAGSCSIPVTLIVLGAYFYRPKEDTDVATTAGRVSASSSTTLIGNWRDNLRLGSLTKGSEDASKYPGETKTVFIAVLSRMVITPLVLLPLMAVFTTFDVHELFVDPVFVVSIVLLISSPPALTLAQITQAASGDAFERLISRTIFWAYCVFTPPLTIVFVKVSTLPLPTTPKNNFLKMEVDSASKDDYSRRDDRDDRDRRNRRDRDRSRSRDRDRDRERDRDRDRDRRDERRRSDYYDDDRRRRHSRSRSGSRSRDRRRSRSPGMRGSRRHRSRSRSRDRERDRFSRSLGGPINADPDEAAEFSKSSKKENRVYVGNLSYDVKYGDLMEFMRGAGEVVFAEVLVTPTGVSKGCGIVEFSTHEEAQRAIRDLSETPLLGRPIFIREDRESEARFGAPSVPGKMGAAMAHTGYSTPPPRSALAGTNPGNQLYVGNLPYQAGWQDLKDLFRTAGAIVRADINVGYDGRPKGSGTVIFETAKDAQAAIQMYNGYDWYGRIIEVREDRYAGLSGGRGRGRGRGSDRGFRGGRGGYGGRGGYGGVSNADLYADYSGPDQQMGGGFGAMPEPSQQIMVRNLPWSTLNDDLVELFETTGNVEQAEILYDGSRSKGAGVVQFSTVEEAETAIAKFQSYMYGGRPLDVRFNDRWHEFTSSSAKGGQTALA; translated from the exons ATGATATTCTCCGCTCAGTACATGTCTGAGCGAACTCTCCCCCCGATCGGGCCATTGCTTCTCACAGTGTTTGCA TGCATCCTCGAAGTATTCATACTATGTTTTGCAGGATG GGTGCTAGCGCGCGTTGGAATCCTGGACCGCAAGACCCAGAAACAACTCAACAGACTCAACGTATCCCTCTTCACTCCGTCGCTCCTGTTTAACAAGGTCGCATTTTCTCTTTCCCCTGAAAAACTCCAGGAGCTATGGATTATACCCATATTTTTTGTCGGTATCACCGCCGTCTCTAGTATAGTTGCCTGGGTTCTCGGAACGGTTTTTGGTCTCAAGCGTTCTCAACG CAATTTCGCCATTGCTGCGAGTGCTTTTCAGAATAGCAACAGTTTGCCAATCGCCTTGATGCAAAGCTTGGTTGTGACCGTGCACGAACTCAAGTGGGGAAAAGGGGATACCAAAGATTCCATGCTTGGCCGTGCTCTGACCTACTTGGTGCTCTATAGCACATTGGGCATGATT CTGCGGTGGAGTTATGGTGTCCATCTTCTGGCCCAGGCCGACGAGGAGACACTCGCAATCAACGAGCAGCCAACTGAGACGGAGCCGTTGCTCAGCGAACATCAGGAGGGTACTGCTCAGACTGCCCAGGGGTCCATGTCGCGGCCCAAATCGAGAGTTTCGTTTACCGTCGATGGTGATCAAACACCCGGATCTTCGCCGAGGGCACAACTGTCGCACCTCCCTCAGCCTCCGGCAGTTCTCGACCCATCGCCCACCCTCCAAGTTCCCACCGAGCAAGACTTTGCCCGGCCCAAGGCGGGTCGTCGGCAAACAACGTTCCGCG ATTTCTATTCTTTTCCTGCAACTCCCGCAAGATCTCACGACAATATAGCTTCCCTTGCTGCATCAACTGCCGACACTCCTGACTATAACGATGACGCTAGCCAAGACGATGAGTGGGGAAGCACTCAGCAGCTTCTGCCTCATGCTGCTACTGCACCAACTTCGTCACGCTTCCAGTCGTTAATCCGTCGTGCCAAGCGTCGTATTATGCGTTTCTTGAAAGGTCTCAACGAGTTTATGACTATCCCAATGTACGCTGCGGTCGCTAGTTTGATAGTTGCATGTGTCCCGCCCATGCAGCATGCGCTAGACAAACACATGCAACCAGTCAAGGGTGCATTGCTCAATGCTGGGTCATGCTCTATTCCTGTGACACTCATCGTCCTTGGCGCATATTTTTATCGACCGAAAGAAGACACTGACGTTGCCACTACCGCTGGGCGGGTTTCAGCATCCAGTAGTACCACGTTGATCGGAAATTGGCGAGATAATCTTCGCCTTGGCTCTTTGACGAAGGGGTCTGAGGACGCTTCAAAATACCCAGGAGAAACTAAAACTGTATTCATTGCAGTGTTGTCGCGCATGGTCATCACACCTTTGGTACTGCTCCCTCTGATGGCAGTGTTTACCACCTTCGATGTCCACGAGCTCTTTGTCGA CCCTGTCTTTGTTGTTTCGATTGTGCTCTTGATATCGTCGCCTCCAGCTCTAACATTGGCACAG ATCACGCAAGCAGCATCTGGTGATGCGTTCGAGCGCTTGATTAG TCGAACCATATTCTGGGCTTATTGCGTATTCACACCCCCACTCACGATTGTTTTCGTA AAGGTCTCAACTTTGCCTCTGCCCACCACACCGAAAAACAACTTCTTGAAAATGGAGGTAGATTCAGCTTCAAAAGACGACTACTCTCGTCGGGACGATAGAGACGACCGCGACCGCAGGAACCGGCGTGATCGTGACCGCAGTCGTAGCCGTGATCGTGATAGGGATCGTGAACGGGATAGAGACCGTGACCGCGACCGGCGAGACG AACGGCGCCGAAGCGATTACTATGATGACGATAGG CGCCGCCGCCACTCTCGCTCTCGCAGTGGATCTCGTTCTCGTGATCGCCGCCGCTCTCGCTCACCCGGAATGCGTGGCAGCCGTCGTCATCGCTCCCGTTCTCGTTCTCGGGACAGGGAGCGTGATCGCTTCTCACGCTCGCTTGGAGGTCCAATCAACGCAGACCCAGATGAAGCGGCCGAATTCAGCAAGAGCAGCAAGAAGGAAAATCGGGTCTACGTTGGAAATCTCAGCTACGATGTCAAATACGGCGACCTGATGGAGTTTATGAGGGGAG CTGGCGAGGTTGTCTTTGCCGAAGTTCTGGTTACTCCAACCGGGGTGAGCAAAGGCTGCGG GATTGTGGAATTCAGTACACATGAAGAGGCTCAGCGTGCCATTCGAGACTTATCCGAAACGCCACTTCTGGGTCGCCCTATTTTTATTCGTGAG GACCGCGAATCCGAAGCCCGATTCGGCGCACCATCGGTACCTGGCAAGATGGGAGCTGCAATGGCGCACACAGGGTATTCTACCCCTCCTCCACGTTCGGCACTTGCAGGTACCAATCCTGGTAATCAGCTCTATGTCGGCAAC TTGCCCTACCAAGCGGGCTGGCAAGACCTCAAGGACCTTTTCCGTACTGCCGGCGCCATCGTTCGTGCTGACATTAACGTTGGCTATGACGGACGTCCTAAGGGCAGCGGCACCGTTATATTCGAGACTGCCAAGGATGCGCAAGCAGCTATTC AAATGTACAACGGATATGACTGGTACGGGCGGATCATTGAGGTTCGTGAG GACCGTTACGCTGGTCTCTCAGGCGGACGAGGGCGTGGCCGCGGTCGTGGCTCTGACCGTGGTTTCCGTGGCGGCCGCGGGGGGTATGGCGGTCGCGGAGGGTATGGTGGCGTGTCAAATGCCGATTTATATGCCGATTATTCTGGTCCTGACCAGCAAATGG GTGGTGGATTCGGTGCAATGCCTGAACCTAGCCAACAAATTATGGTTCGCAAC CTCCCTTGGTCGACTCTCAACGATGACCTAGTAGAACTATTTGAGACTACTGGGAATGTCGAGCAGGCCGAGATTCTCTATGATGGCTCCCGTTCCAAGGGCGCTGGAGTTGTCCAGTTCTCGACAGTAGAGGAAGCAGAAACTGCGATTG CCAAGTTCCAATCATATATGTATGGAGGTCGTCCTTTGG ATGTGCGCTTCAACGATCGATGGCACGAATTCACTTCCTCCTCTGCGAAGGGCGGTCAAACAGCCCTTGCATAG